In the Oncorhynchus keta strain PuntledgeMale-10-30-2019 chromosome 29, Oket_V2, whole genome shotgun sequence genome, one interval contains:
- the LOC118362495 gene encoding protein c-Fos-like isoform X1 has product MRMKTHLLLQSRCSTESPVGDTLTYYQKTQDDSISSSSASPSESNAQELCPDMDIPATPFVPTVTAISTTPDLLWMVQPTIITSLSPSLSSKQTNEAKSSLQSTPKAGESRGKNTGRKGKTEQLSPEEEEKKRVRRERNKMAAAKCRNRRRELTDSLQTETDQLEEDKAALQTEIANLLKEKERLEFVLATHKPVCQITEELDSIFQEPSRSPDLPPSPEEGKLPEDSAQEAPSLQDMDILNDTSTAISGNSNILLCASIEVNICDLEPSLDMKEGLLDNLLPSMEEEVPTETAHSVPDIDLSGSLGVTDWETLYKSVSNDLEPLSTPVVTSTPTCSSYLSVFTFSCPDLDSFGVGFDGRKSGGGKAESVDILNSPTLLAL; this is encoded by the exons atgaggatgaagaccCATTTGCTTCTTCAG TCTCGCTGTAGCACCGAATCTCCTGTTGGGGACACCCTGACGTACTATCAGAAGACACAAGACGACTCTATCTCCAGCTCCTCAGCTTCGCCATCAGAGAGTAATGCACAG GAGCTCTGCCCAGACATGGATATACCAGCCACTCCATTTGTTCCAACAGTGACTGCAATTTCCACAACCCCGGATTTGCTATGGATGGTCCAGCCGACCATTATaacgtctctctccccatctctgagTAGCAAACAAACCAATGAAGCAAAGAGCTCTCTCCAGTCAACACCCAAAGCGGGCGAGAGCAGGGGAAAAAACACTGGCAGAAAGGGGAAAACCGAGCAG TTATCtccagaggaagaagagaagaagagggtgaggagagagagaaataaaatggcTGCAGCCAAATGTCGCAACAGACGGAGGGAACTCACTGATTCACTGCAAACT GAGACTGATCAGCTGGAGGAAGACAAAGCAGCTCTGCAGACAGAGATAGCCAACCTcctcaaagagaaagagaggctggAATTTGTCCTCGCTACTCATAAACCTGTGTGCCAAATTACAGAAGAATTGGATTCCATCTTCCAGGAGCCCAGTAGGTCTCCAGACCTCCCCCCCAGCCCGGAGGAGGGTAAACTCCCTGAGGACAGTGCTCAGGAAGCCCCCTCGCTCCAGGACATGGACATCCTCAATGACACGTCCACAGCCATCTCTGGAAACTCCAACATCCTACTCTGTGCCAGTATTGAAGTGAACATCTGCGACCTTGAGCCCTCTTTGGACATGAAGGAGGGTCTCCTGGACAATCTGCTGcccagcatggaggaggaagtccCCACAGAGACTGCCCACTCTGTCCCAGATATTGACCTGAGTGGCTCTCTTGGGGTTACGGACTGGGAAACCCTGTACAAATCTGTGTCTAATGACCTAGAGCCCTTGAGCACTCCTGTTGTGACCTCCACCCCCACATGTAGCAGCTACCTGTCCGTTTTCACATTCTCCTGTCCTGATCTTGACTCCTTTGGAGTGGGGTTTGACGGTCGCAAAAGTGGAGGGGGCAAGGCTGAATCTGTTGATATCCTCAACTCTCCAACCCTGTTGGCCTTATAA
- the LOC118362495 gene encoding protein c-Fos-like isoform X3, which yields MRTVSRCSTESPVGDTLTYYQKTQDDSISSSSASPSESNAQELCPDMDIPATPFVPTVTAISTTPDLLWMVQPTIITSLSPSLSSKQTNEAKSSLQSTPKAGESRGKNTGRKGKTEQLSPEEEEKKRVRRERNKMAAAKCRNRRRELTDSLQTETDQLEEDKAALQTEIANLLKEKERLEFVLATHKPVCQITEELDSIFQEPSRSPDLPPSPEEGKLPEDSAQEAPSLQDMDILNDTSTAISGNSNILLCASIEVNICDLEPSLDMKEGLLDNLLPSMEEEVPTETAHSVPDIDLSGSLGVTDWETLYKSVSNDLEPLSTPVVTSTPTCSSYLSVFTFSCPDLDSFGVGFDGRKSGGGKAESVDILNSPTLLAL from the exons atgcgcaccgtg TCTCGCTGTAGCACCGAATCTCCTGTTGGGGACACCCTGACGTACTATCAGAAGACACAAGACGACTCTATCTCCAGCTCCTCAGCTTCGCCATCAGAGAGTAATGCACAG GAGCTCTGCCCAGACATGGATATACCAGCCACTCCATTTGTTCCAACAGTGACTGCAATTTCCACAACCCCGGATTTGCTATGGATGGTCCAGCCGACCATTATaacgtctctctccccatctctgagTAGCAAACAAACCAATGAAGCAAAGAGCTCTCTCCAGTCAACACCCAAAGCGGGCGAGAGCAGGGGAAAAAACACTGGCAGAAAGGGGAAAACCGAGCAG TTATCtccagaggaagaagagaagaagagggtgaggagagagagaaataaaatggcTGCAGCCAAATGTCGCAACAGACGGAGGGAACTCACTGATTCACTGCAAACT GAGACTGATCAGCTGGAGGAAGACAAAGCAGCTCTGCAGACAGAGATAGCCAACCTcctcaaagagaaagagaggctggAATTTGTCCTCGCTACTCATAAACCTGTGTGCCAAATTACAGAAGAATTGGATTCCATCTTCCAGGAGCCCAGTAGGTCTCCAGACCTCCCCCCCAGCCCGGAGGAGGGTAAACTCCCTGAGGACAGTGCTCAGGAAGCCCCCTCGCTCCAGGACATGGACATCCTCAATGACACGTCCACAGCCATCTCTGGAAACTCCAACATCCTACTCTGTGCCAGTATTGAAGTGAACATCTGCGACCTTGAGCCCTCTTTGGACATGAAGGAGGGTCTCCTGGACAATCTGCTGcccagcatggaggaggaagtccCCACAGAGACTGCCCACTCTGTCCCAGATATTGACCTGAGTGGCTCTCTTGGGGTTACGGACTGGGAAACCCTGTACAAATCTGTGTCTAATGACCTAGAGCCCTTGAGCACTCCTGTTGTGACCTCCACCCCCACATGTAGCAGCTACCTGTCCGTTTTCACATTCTCCTGTCCTGATCTTGACTCCTTTGGAGTGGGGTTTGACGGTCGCAAAAGTGGAGGGGGCAAGGCTGAATCTGTTGATATCCTCAACTCTCCAACCCTGTTGGCCTTATAA
- the LOC118362495 gene encoding protein c-Fos-like isoform X2: MFLNPDFDSKSRCSTESPVGDTLTYYQKTQDDSISSSSASPSESNAQELCPDMDIPATPFVPTVTAISTTPDLLWMVQPTIITSLSPSLSSKQTNEAKSSLQSTPKAGESRGKNTGRKGKTEQLSPEEEEKKRVRRERNKMAAAKCRNRRRELTDSLQTETDQLEEDKAALQTEIANLLKEKERLEFVLATHKPVCQITEELDSIFQEPSRSPDLPPSPEEGKLPEDSAQEAPSLQDMDILNDTSTAISGNSNILLCASIEVNICDLEPSLDMKEGLLDNLLPSMEEEVPTETAHSVPDIDLSGSLGVTDWETLYKSVSNDLEPLSTPVVTSTPTCSSYLSVFTFSCPDLDSFGVGFDGRKSGGGKAESVDILNSPTLLAL, translated from the exons ATGTTTCTCAACCCTGACTTCGATTCAAAGTCTCGCTGTAGCACCGAATCTCCTGTTGGGGACACCCTGACGTACTATCAGAAGACACAAGACGACTCTATCTCCAGCTCCTCAGCTTCGCCATCAGAGAGTAATGCACAG GAGCTCTGCCCAGACATGGATATACCAGCCACTCCATTTGTTCCAACAGTGACTGCAATTTCCACAACCCCGGATTTGCTATGGATGGTCCAGCCGACCATTATaacgtctctctccccatctctgagTAGCAAACAAACCAATGAAGCAAAGAGCTCTCTCCAGTCAACACCCAAAGCGGGCGAGAGCAGGGGAAAAAACACTGGCAGAAAGGGGAAAACCGAGCAG TTATCtccagaggaagaagagaagaagagggtgaggagagagagaaataaaatggcTGCAGCCAAATGTCGCAACAGACGGAGGGAACTCACTGATTCACTGCAAACT GAGACTGATCAGCTGGAGGAAGACAAAGCAGCTCTGCAGACAGAGATAGCCAACCTcctcaaagagaaagagaggctggAATTTGTCCTCGCTACTCATAAACCTGTGTGCCAAATTACAGAAGAATTGGATTCCATCTTCCAGGAGCCCAGTAGGTCTCCAGACCTCCCCCCCAGCCCGGAGGAGGGTAAACTCCCTGAGGACAGTGCTCAGGAAGCCCCCTCGCTCCAGGACATGGACATCCTCAATGACACGTCCACAGCCATCTCTGGAAACTCCAACATCCTACTCTGTGCCAGTATTGAAGTGAACATCTGCGACCTTGAGCCCTCTTTGGACATGAAGGAGGGTCTCCTGGACAATCTGCTGcccagcatggaggaggaagtccCCACAGAGACTGCCCACTCTGTCCCAGATATTGACCTGAGTGGCTCTCTTGGGGTTACGGACTGGGAAACCCTGTACAAATCTGTGTCTAATGACCTAGAGCCCTTGAGCACTCCTGTTGTGACCTCCACCCCCACATGTAGCAGCTACCTGTCCGTTTTCACATTCTCCTGTCCTGATCTTGACTCCTTTGGAGTGGGGTTTGACGGTCGCAAAAGTGGAGGGGGCAAGGCTGAATCTGTTGATATCCTCAACTCTCCAACCCTGTTGGCCTTATAA
- the LOC118362497 gene encoding transmembrane emp24 domain-containing protein 10-like, producing MSRFCILLILVSVIFDSTFSITFYLPVNLRKCLREEIHKDVLVTGEYEVSDQPNAKTNLKITDSSGHTLYSKEDASKGKFAFTTEDYDMFEVCFESKSPLGTGRVPDQLVNLDMKHGVEAKNYEEIAKVEKLKPLEVELRRLEDLSESIVNDFAYMKKREEEMRDTNESTNTRVLYFSIFSMCCLIGLATWQVFYLRRFFKAKKLIE from the exons ATGTCTAGATTTTGTATATTACTAATACTTGTTTCTGTGATTTTTGATTCGACCTTTTCTATTACGTTCTATTTACCGGTGAATCTTAGAAAATGTTTGCGGGAAGAGATCCACAAAGACGTGCTGGTTACAGGCGAATACGAAGTTAGCGACCAACCAAATGCGAAAACCAATCTCAAG ATCACAGATTCATCAGGTCACACCTTGTACTCCAAGGAGGATGCTTCAAAGGGAAAATTTGCCTTTACAACAGAGGACTATGATATGTTTGAGGTTTGCTTTGAAAGCAAATCCCCCCTAG GTACTGGAAGGGTCCCAGACCAGCTAGTCAATTTAGACATGAAGCATGGTGTGGAGGCAAAGAATTACGAAGAG ATTGCAAAAGTTGAGAAGCTGAAGCCCCTAGAAGTTGAGCTAAGACGCCTCGAGGACTTATCGGAGTCCATTGTGAATGATTTTGCCTACATGAAGAAGCGTGAAGAAGAAATGAGGGACACAAATG AATCCACCAACACGCGTGTCCTGTACTTCAGTATCTTCTCTATGTGCTGTCTAATTGGGCTGGCAACATGGCAGGTCTTCTACCTGCGGCGTTTCTTCAAGGCGAAGAAGCTGATTGAGTAA
- the LOC118362498 gene encoding serine/threonine-protein kinase Nek9, producing MSLEDYERHYASIYSDSGSESVASGRSTSVYSGEEEKLHYIPIRILGRGAFGEATLYRRTEDNSLVVWKEVDLNCLSDKERKDVTNEISILSILQHNNIIAYFNHFMDKDTLLIELEYCNGGNLYDKINQQKGKLFTEEVVIWYLYQVASAVAHIHKAGILHRDIKTLNIFLTKTNLIKLGDYGLAKKLDSQFAMAETCVGTPYYMSPELCQGVKYNFKSDIWAMGCVIFEVLTLTRTFDATNPLNLCVKIVQGNWTMEVNSDVYSSALIKLVYECLDQDPEKRPTAEEILDQPIISCRKQELEDRVALLNSAMKKPKLSTVTESPVAVVTTRSREVYFWGGGKFTPQKLDAFKGGSGAQHVCAGETHFAVVTVEKELYTWASVQGGAKMVGQLGHGDQASYRQPRKVERLQGKAIRQVACGADFTACVTDEDQMYMFGSDYYGCIGVENEQGMEVLEPVLLDFFEERPVRQVSCGDNHVVVLTHSGDLYSWGCGEHGRLGLDCEDDFNSPMQVEIPKGAIISSVSCGLDGTFFLTESGKVLACGNNDLNKLGLNLGVSGLKNLPGEAYQGIPYTTTLTLVKQLARYKIQIISAGKTHTAAIDERGRLMTFGCNKYGQLGVKDFKKHQGVQLLLGSFGGKVVSKVSCGDGFTIAATKDNQIFAWGNAGNGRLGMPADKGFGSEVCPALPRPIFGSLHHVPDLSCRGWHTILIMEKVLNSKTIRSNSSGLSIGCGLGQASTTTVDLESEPGSETGLREGGLGGTKEADTDERRIETSMMSITNQTGDSSCPFWLRKELQDAEFIPMPEDFRGSMPGPVAPSFPESVTLPYEELQELKAAAAAAATEKELPTARMGCDRVNGFEEAGACKKGEAPTCCRGSSEVAQLRETVSRQEATIQLLQKQFSDQLKENERLWTAINRLTLREAGTENNCNHQSGHRPVEGQGGSSNHDGDRSDGANP from the exons ATGTCACTTGAAGACTACGAAAGGCATTACGCCTCGATATATTCAGATTCTGGGAGTGAATCTGTCGCCAGTGGGCGATCGACGTCAGTATACAGCGGCGAGGAAGAAAAGTTACATTACATTCCAATCCGTATCCTTGGAAGAGGGGCATTTGGCGAAGCAACCTTATACAGACGAACAGAG GACAACTCTCTGGTGGTGTGGAAGGAGGTGGACTTGAACTGCCTCTCAGATAAAGAGCGTAAGGATGTGACAAACGAGATCAGCATCCTCTCCATCCTACAGCACAACAACATCATAGCCTACTTCAACCATTTCATGGACAAGGACACTCTTCTAATTGAGCTTGAATACTGCAATG GAGGAAATCTTTATGATAAAATCAACCAACAGAAGGGGAAACTCTTCACTGAGGAG GTTGTCATATGGTACCTGTACCAAGTCGCCTCTGCAGTGGCTCACATTCACAAGGCGGGTATCCTGCACCG GGATATCAAGACGCTGAATATCTTCCTAACTAAAACCAACCTTATTAAGTTGGGTGATTACGGGCTGGCTAAGAAGCTTGACTCACAGTTTGCCATGGCTGAGACT TGTGTGGGAACCCCATACTACATGTCTCCTGAACTGTGTCAAGGTGTGAAGTACAACTTCAAATCAGACATCTGGGCTATGGGCTGTGTCATTTTTGAAGTCTTAACTCTGACCAGAACATTTGATGCTACG AATCCGCTGAACCTGTGTGTGAAGATAGTGCAGGGAAACTGGACCATGGAGGTCAACTCTGATGTGTATTCCTCGGCGCTGATCAAGCTGGTGTACGAATGCTTAGATCAG GATCCAGAAAAGAGACCCACTGCTGAGGAGATTCTGGACCAGCCAATCATCTCCTGCCGCAAGCA GGAGCTTGAGGACAGAGTTGCCTTGCTGAACTCAGCAATGAAAAAACCAAA GTTGAGCACTGTGACTGAGAGCCCTGTTGCTGTAGTGACAACACGCTCTAGGGAGGTGTATTTCTGGGGAGGGGGAAAGTTCACACCACAGAAACTGGATGCCTTTAAAGGAGGCAGCGGTGCCCAGCATGTTTGTGCAGGGGAGACCCACTTTGCTGTGGTTACCGTGGAGAAAGAGCTGTACACTTGGGCT AGTGTCCAAGGCGGGGCCAAGATGGTGGGCCAGCTGGGCCATGGAGACCAGGCCTCGTACCGGCAGCCACGCAAGGTGGAGAGGCTCCAGGGAAAGGCCATCCGTCAGGTCGCGTGTGGAGCAGATTTCACCGCCTGTGTCACTG ATGAGGACCAGATGTACATGTTTGGTTCTGACTACTACGGCTGTATCGGAGTGGAGAACGAGCAGGGCATGGAGGTGCTAGAGCCCGTGCTGTTGGATTTCTTtgaggagcgacctgtcaggcaGGTGTCCTGTGGGGACAACCATGTGGTTGTGCTGACCCACAGTGGAGATCTCTACTCCTGGGGCTGTGGAGAGCATG GGCGTCTTGGCCTGGACTGTGAGGATGACTTTAACTCACCCATGCAA GTGGAGATCCCCAAAGGAGCCATTATCTCATCCGTGTCCTGTGGCCTTGACGGAACCTTTTTCCTGACAGAGTCTGGCAAAGTCCTGGCCTGTGGGAACAACGATCTGAACAAGCTGGGTCTGAACCTGGGAGTCTCTGGCCTCAAAAACCTTCCTGGAGAG GCCTACCAGGGGATTCCATACACCACCACACTCACTCTGGTCAAGCAGCTGGCCAGGTATAAGATCCAAATCATTTCAGCTGGGAAGACTCACACTGCTGCCATTGACG AACGTGGGCGGCTGATGACCTTTGGGTGCAACAAGTACGGTCAGCTGGGTGTAAAGGACTTCAAGAAGCACCAGGGTGTCCAGCTGCTGTTGGGGTCTTTTGGGGGGAAGGTGGTCAGCAAAGTGTCTTGTGGAGATGGCTTCACCATCGCAGCCACGAAGG ACAATCAGATCTTTGCCTGGGGAAACGCAGGAAATGGACGACTGGGAATGCCCGCTGACAAGGGCTTTGGCTCGGAGGTTTGCCCTGCTTTACCACGACCCATTTTCGGCTCCCTCCACCATGTGCCAGACCTCTCCTGTCGCGGCTGGCACACCATTCTCATCATGG AAAAGGTTCTCAATTCTAAAACTATACGCTCAAACAGCAGTGGACTTTCAATTGGCTGTG GGCTAGGCCAAGCCTCTACCACAACTgtggatctggagagtgagccaGGCTCAGAGACAGGGCTGCGTGAAGGGGGCCTGGGGGGCACTAAGGAGGCCGACACAGACGAGCGACGCATCGAGACCTCCATGATGTCTATAACGAACCAGACCGGCGACAGCTCCTGCCCCTTCTGGCTGCGCAAG GAGCTCCAGGATGCAGAGTTCATCCCCATGCCAGAGGATTTCAGAGGCTCCATGCCTGGCCCAGTGGCTCCTTCTTTCCCTGAGAGCGTTACACTGCCTTACGAGGAGCTGCAGGAGCTGAAGGCTGCAGCCGCTGCTGCCGCCACTGAGAAAGAGCTCCCG ACTGCTCGTATGGGCTGTGACAGGGTCAATGGGTTTGAGGAGGCAGGAGCTTGTAAGAAAGGGGAGGCGCCAACTTGCTGCAGAGGAAGCAGTGAGGTAGCACAG TTGCGAGAGACAGTCAGTCGTCAAGAGGCAACCATCCAGTTGTTACAGAAGCAG TTCAGTGATCAGCTCAAAGAGAACGAGAGACTCTGGACAGCAATCAACCGTCTGACACTGCGAGAGGCAGGAACTGAAAATAACTGCAACCACCAATCCGGTCACAGGCCTGTGGAAGGACAGGGAGGATCCTCCAATCATGACGGGGACAGATCTGATGGGGCAAATCCGTGA